DNA from Amorphoplanes friuliensis DSM 7358:
AAGCTGATCAGCTCGGCGCGGGTGTCGATGCCACCGGCCGGCGGGTACTTCGGCTGCGAGCCGTCCGCGGTCACGTAGATGTACGAGGCGGCACGCAGCTTGAATCGGGCGATCGCGCGGTCGTAACTGGCCCGGTCGTCGAGGAAGACGGAGATGCCGACGGCGGCCTCCATCATCGACAGCTCCCAGTTGCCGTTGCTGCCGCTGCCGGGGATGACCACGGGCAGGTAGACCGTGCGCAGCATGGTGGCGAAGCGCCCCTGGTTGGGCCAGCTCGTGTACGTGTGCTTGATGATCTCCGCGGCGCGCGGCCAGACCGAACCGGCCCACGCCGTCTGCAGCGGCGCGTTGCTGTTGGTGTGGTTCTTGATCGTGGCCGACCAGGCGTCCATCAGCGCGATCGCCTTGGTCGCGTACGCGGCGTTCCCGGTGATGTACCAGGCCAGCGCGTCGGTGTACGCCGCGATGGCGTCCTCACGCTCGTCGGTGCACCCGTTGTTCGGATTGGAGTAGGAGCCGCACTCGACGGTCGCGCGCGGCTTCGGTGTCCGCGTCAGTGAGGCGTACCTGCTGGCCATCATCTGGTTGTAGGCGGCGGTCCAGGGCTGCGCCTTGGCGGCGACCCGGCCCTTGACGAAGTCCAGCTGGGGGCGGCTGAGCAGGACACCGGGGTGGCTGAAGACGGCGGCGGCCGCGGTGGTCCGGGCGGGGACGACCGTGTCGGCGCTCGCGGCGAAGCGCACGCCGACCGTCGCCAGGACGGCGAGGACGACGGTGCCGGTCGCGAGCAGCACACGGCGGGGGGATCTCGGCACTACGGACTCCCTGTGGGGGCGGGGAACCGGAAAGGGACTTAACAGTGCCGAACTTAATCGTGGCGAATGGGACGTGGTCAAGCAGACATCGACCAACTTAAGGATGACGAAAGGTTCACCCGTCAGAGAGCGCTTTCTCGTGCGACAGAGCGGGATCACCCGCCCGGAACCGGTTTCGGCGAGAAAGCGCTCTCACGGGGTCAGCAACCGACGCACATCGATCGGTGACGCCAGCGGTGCGCCGCCCGGACCCGGCGCCGCCGACGCTCGCGCCGCTATCCGGAGCGCACGGTCCTCCGTCTCGACGTCGACGATCCGGAACCCCGAGAGCGCGGGCAGCACACCCGCCACCCCGTCACCGGCGACCAGATGGGAGTCCCCGGCCAGCCCCTGGCTCTCCACCAGCTCCCCCGCCCGGTCGAGCTCGTCGTCGAGATCCCGCTGATAGTCGTAGTGGCGCTGCACGTCGGCGGGTGCCCACGTACCCATGGCGGTGTGATGCTGGATGAGCAGGAACTTCGTCATGCTCCTGGGTCGTGCCCGCCCCGCCGTTCTCGACATGGAGGACTCATGCCCCTCGGCCGGCTCCACCACACGATCGTCGACTGCCCGGACCCCCTGGCGCTGGCGACGTTCTACAGCCACCTGCTGGGCACCCCGATCACCTACCGCGACGACGACTTCGCGGTCGTCTCGACCAGCGACCGGGCGTCCGGCCTGGCGTTCCAGCGCGCGCCGGACCACCGGGCGCCGACCTGGCCGGACCCGGCGGTCCCCCAGCAGA
Protein-coding regions in this window:
- a CDS encoding alginate lyase family protein, with protein sequence MPRSPRRVLLATGTVVLAVLATVGVRFAASADTVVPARTTAAAAVFSHPGVLLSRPQLDFVKGRVAAKAQPWTAAYNQMMASRYASLTRTPKPRATVECGSYSNPNNGCTDEREDAIAAYTDALAWYITGNAAYATKAIALMDAWSATIKNHTNSNAPLQTAWAGSVWPRAAEIIKHTYTSWPNQGRFATMLRTVYLPVVIPGSGSNGNWELSMMEAAVGISVFLDDRASYDRAIARFKLRAASYIYVTADGSQPKYPPAGGIDTRAELISFWQGQSTFVDGLSQETCRDFVHTGYGLSAIAHVAETTRIQGGDLYPELQDRLRHSFGLHTKFENGTAVPSTICGGSVTKGLGPISEVAFNALHNRLGIAMANTETYTNAKRPQGSNNLFVAWETLTHAANPA
- a CDS encoding YciI family protein; this encodes MTKFLLIQHHTAMGTWAPADVQRHYDYQRDLDDELDRAGELVESQGLAGDSHLVAGDGVAGVLPALSGFRIVDVETEDRALRIAARASAAPGPGGAPLASPIDVRRLLTP
- a CDS encoding VOC family protein codes for the protein MPLGRLHHTIVDCPDPLALATFYSHLLGTPITYRDDDFAVVSTSDRASGLAFQRAPDHRAPTWPDPAVPQQIHLDVMVEDVAAASAAVIALGATPLPGTGVFADPAGHPFCLIPRPHWAPPIPLGQSPDEDHRTA